TACCGCCGGTAGCAAATATTACCTACGACATGTTGCTGGGAAGTTTGCACCCTGCTGACAGACAGCTGGTACGTGAGTCTGTAAGAAAACTCATGCAAAAGCAAAATGACAACAGCATCAATTTGCGATTCAGAACTGCTGATATTGACAACAGAAGCCTTCGCTGGCTACAGGTAAAGGGGCAGATCTACTTCACGCCCGATGGCCAGGTAAGCCGCCTTTCGGGCATAGCCATGGACATTACCAACGAAATAGCCGCCAATGAAAAAGCGGAAGCAGCAGAAAGACTTTCTGCTATCGCGATAGAAGGTTCAGGGGCAGGATCTTTCACCATCGATTTTGCCAGTGATACCATTACTTACTCTCCTTCACTCGCACACATGATTACGGGCGAACGGACAGGTGGCAGTCACTTCAGAGATATATTCCTGCCCTATGTTCACCCCGAAGATCGCAAGATACGGGAACAGGCATACGAAGAAGCGATGGATACCGGGATACTGAATTACGAATGCCGTTTTATATGGAAAGATGGTTCTATTCACTGGGTCAAGATCAAGGGTAAGTACTATTACGATCCTACGGGCAGACCCGAATCTTTTTCGGGTATCGGGCTGGATGTCACTGAGTCAAGAGAACGTACCCGCCTGCTGAAAGAAGTAGAACAACGATTCCTGCTTGCATTTAATAACTCCAGTATCAGCATGGCATTCCTCGATAAAAACGGGGTAATACAGGAGGTGAATAAAGCATTTGCAGGGTTCCTGGGTTATACACAGCAAGAGCTTTCCGGCATGCACTACAGAAGCATTGTGCAGGCAGATTATAGAAAAGAGAACGATAAATTGTTTTCCAGTCTTGCACACGGCGAACAGGAATTTTACAACCAGATCAAACAATATTACCACAAGGATGGCGGTGTACGCTGGGTACAAGTCAACATAGCCTCAGTAGCTATGGAAGAAGCCAATTCCACACACATCCTCGCCATTGCTTTTGATATAGGCAACGAGGTAGCCGTACGTAAGGAACAACAGCAACTCTTATCATTGGTAGAGAATAGCAATGACCTGATCATGGTAAGTAACCTTGATGGGAATGTTACCTATATCAACGAGGCTGGTGTTCACCTGTTAGGCCTGCCTAACAAGGCAGCGGCCGTTACTCACCCGATGAAAGACTTCTTTGAACCGGTATTTTATGAACAGGTAAAAGGCAGTATCATTCCGGAATTAATGAGGGAAGGTAAGTGGACTGGCAGACAAACCTACCAACACCAGGAAACGGGCGAGGCCCTGCCATTCATGACGAATGCCTTCAGGCTGGATAGCCCCATGAGCGGGAAACCGATTGCTGTAGCGGGTGTAGCCAGAGATCTGCGTACAGAACTGGAAACACAAAAAGCACTCAAAGAAAGTGAAAACAGGTTCCGCTCACTGGTAGAAGAAGCTCCTGTACCCACTGCATTGTATGTAGGCAGAGAACTGATCATCGAGGTTGCGAACGACGCGATGCTTAGCCTCTGGGATAGAGGTAATATCATTATAGGCCAGCCACTCACCCGCGCATTGCCAGAACTACATGGCCATCAGTTCCTCGATATCATGGATGAGATCTTCAATACCGGGGAAGTCTTCCATGGCCGTGAAATGCCTGTCGAGTTGATAAGTAATGGCAGCAGGGCGCTCATGTACCTGAATATTACCTTCAAACCATTACAGGACCCACAGGGAGAAGTATACGCTATTTTAAATATGGCCATCGATGTGACACAGCAGGTAGTGGCTAAAAATAAGATCTTAGAAAACCAGAGCTTCCTGGAATCGGAAGTTTTAGAACGTACAGAGGAACTGGCTGCTTCCAATGAGGAACTGGCTGCCATGAACGAAGAATTGCAGGAAGCGAATATGCACCTGGTAAGATCTAACCAGGAGCTGGAACAATATGCTTATGTAGCCAGTCATGACCTGCAGGAACCCCTGCGCAAGATCAGGATCTATGCAGACCTGCTGGCTAAAAAAAATGATCTGAATATAGAGCATAAGCGACTGGTAGATAAGATCAATCAGTCGTCTGAACGTATGTCGATGCTGATCAAAGACCTGCTGGAATTCTCCCGCCTGTTGGAAACGGGGAATATGCTGCGGGATGTAGATCTGACAGAACTCCTGCTAATGGTGAGCAAGGATTTTGAACTGATCATTGAAGAAAAGAAAGCCCGTATTAATATTGGGAAATTACCTGTGATCCAGGGTGTGCCCCTGCAAATGAATCAGTTGTTTTATAACCTGATGAGCAATGCCTTGAAATTCACACAGGAAGGAATAACACCCGTAATAGAAATTCAGGCTCATGTAATCTCACTGGCAGAAGCAGCAAACTACCTGCGAATGCCGGAGCAGGGTAAGCAGTATTACGATATTTCATTTAGAGATAATGGGATTGGCTTTGATAATAAATATGCAGAGCAGATCTTCGAGGTGTTTAAACGCCTTCATAACAGGAACCAATATCCCGGTTCTGGCATTGGATTATCATTGTGCAGGAGGATAGTGGGGAATCACGGCGGGCATATGTATGTATTGTCAGCGCCGGATGAAGGAACCATCTTCCATATTATTCTGCCGGGGAAACAGATAACAGGGTAGTGTTATTGTTAAGGGGCTTTTAAAAAATTCAAACTACAACGCAACCATAACAGGATAAGATCAAATTACATATTTTTACACCATGAACATTTTTGGCCTCTGGAGTAACTATTATTACTTAGTAGTTGGTTTACAGATCATTTGCATAATCCATTGTCTTAAAACAGGCAAAAGAGACTACCTGTATCTCCTGATCTTTTTACCCATGATCGGTTGTATCATCTACTTTATCCGTGAAATATTACCGGAAATCAACAGCGGGGAGTTCTTCCCGAACCTGCAGCGGGTATTTTTTCCAAAAGCAGTAATCGGGGAGTGGGAACGCCGTGTCAGGTTATCGGATACTGTTGCTAATAAAATGGGGCTGGCTGCTGCTTTAGCTGACCAGCAACAATATGGCAGAGCGATTGCACTGGCGGAAGAATGTCGCCAAAGTTTTCCCAGAGACCTGGGCATTTTACAACAGCTCGGGCGCTTTTACTTCTATGATCAACGCTATGCAGAGAGTATTGCCTGCATGGAAAAAGCTTTTGCACAGTCGAATGCGCACCTGATCAAACAGGAAGATGAGCTGATGTATGCGCGTGCCCTGGAAGCCACCGGTATGCTACCTCCTGCTGAAGAAGTGTATAAGAAAGTAGTGCGTGTGCACCATTCGATAGCAGCCATGTATCACTATGGTGCATTCCTCAAAAAGCAGAACAGGAACAAGGAAGCCCTGCAGCAGTTCCAAACGATTAAAGATGAATTTTACCTGCATCCAAGATATGTGCGCAGGATGAACGCACAGTGGTTACGCCTTGCGAAGAAAGAAATGGCAGGTCTATAAACCAACAACTCCCGGCGCCACAGTAATGTGATACTGCTTTGCCAGGAGTGCCTGTGACTATACTATACTTATCGAACTGCTTGTCAATTGCTGATCCTGTGTACTACAAGATTGTAATAGTAGATGTACCCATCTGCTAAAGCTTTCCATTATTCTTCACTATCGCCACGGAATGTGTGTAAGGTCAATCCTTTGATTTAAAGAGGGAATAAATGGTTTTTCATTTCAGGAGGGATGTCGTGTGGGGAGGATTAAAGTACTATTCATATTATAAAAAAAATGCTTCTACTAGCAGGTAGAAGCATTTTTTTTCAGCCTGTACCCAGGCACCTGGCTTATTTTTAATGCCTGGCATTATTAATTATTACTTTCTGTTTGCTTACTGCCCGCTGGCGCTCATCAGCTATTGTAAGAATGTATAGACCGGCCGGTAAATTGCTGGTATTTAAAGTGATGGTATTTCCCTGCGCGATGCGTGAAAGATGCTTCACTCCATTCAGACTATATAATGATACGATGTACTTTGCAGCCTTGCCCGGCAGTGATACATTTACATAACCTGAAGCAGGATTGGGCCATACATGGCATGCCGTGGTCTTTACGGTGTCGATAACAGTAGTATCGGGCACCGCCAGTTCATCGGGATAAGTGAATGGAAAATCGATCTGTGCTTGTTTAAACTGCATCTCCAGTTCATCATCCCATTTAAATGCGGTATCGGCCTGCTTTTTCAGACTATACTTTACAGCTCCACTCCAGAAATGTACAAATTCACCG
This window of the Chitinophaga sancti genome carries:
- a CDS encoding PAS domain S-box protein; translation: MHESSPSDQTAQGDQEIQQIKTALHAVGIGIWDIDILQGKVTLDTTCKELFGLPPVANITYDMLLGSLHPADRQLVRESVRKLMQKQNDNSINLRFRTADIDNRSLRWLQVKGQIYFTPDGQVSRLSGIAMDITNEIAANEKAEAAERLSAIAIEGSGAGSFTIDFASDTITYSPSLAHMITGERTGGSHFRDIFLPYVHPEDRKIREQAYEEAMDTGILNYECRFIWKDGSIHWVKIKGKYYYDPTGRPESFSGIGLDVTESRERTRLLKEVEQRFLLAFNNSSISMAFLDKNGVIQEVNKAFAGFLGYTQQELSGMHYRSIVQADYRKENDKLFSSLAHGEQEFYNQIKQYYHKDGGVRWVQVNIASVAMEEANSTHILAIAFDIGNEVAVRKEQQQLLSLVENSNDLIMVSNLDGNVTYINEAGVHLLGLPNKAAAVTHPMKDFFEPVFYEQVKGSIIPELMREGKWTGRQTYQHQETGEALPFMTNAFRLDSPMSGKPIAVAGVARDLRTELETQKALKESENRFRSLVEEAPVPTALYVGRELIIEVANDAMLSLWDRGNIIIGQPLTRALPELHGHQFLDIMDEIFNTGEVFHGREMPVELISNGSRALMYLNITFKPLQDPQGEVYAILNMAIDVTQQVVAKNKILENQSFLESEVLERTEELAASNEELAAMNEELQEANMHLVRSNQELEQYAYVASHDLQEPLRKIRIYADLLAKKNDLNIEHKRLVDKINQSSERMSMLIKDLLEFSRLLETGNMLRDVDLTELLLMVSKDFELIIEEKKARINIGKLPVIQGVPLQMNQLFYNLMSNALKFTQEGITPVIEIQAHVISLAEAANYLRMPEQGKQYYDISFRDNGIGFDNKYAEQIFEVFKRLHNRNQYPGSGIGLSLCRRIVGNHGGHMYVLSAPDEGTIFHIILPGKQITG